GCCAAGGAACGTGGGTTGCGTAGCTTTGCCATCTATCACAAAGCGCTGGCTCTGGCCTCGGTCGGGGACTTTGAAGGCGCAGACAAAGTCTTCAGCGGCGAAGATGATGGACCAATCCAGCGGACAAGGCGCGGCGTCATCGGCTGGTCGCAGGTGCTGAGCCAACTCGGAGAGCACGAGCGCGCCGTCACGATCATCGACGATACATTTGGCACAGATCTTGATCCCGAGATCGAAACGCTGCGCGCACGGCTCGCGGACGGCGAGAGCCTCCCCTTTGATCTCGTGAACAGCGCATCGGACGGAATTTCCGAAGTCTTCTTTTCGCTTGGCCGCGCCCTGATGCAAGAGGCCAATGATGAGTATGTCTTGATCTATGCTCGCGTGGCCGAGATGATCAAACCTGCCCATGTCGATGCCGTGCTGATGGCGGCAGACCTGCTAGAGGATCTGGAGCGTTTCGATCTAGCAATCGAGGCGTTTAAGAAAGTACCGCGCGATCACCCCTCTTACCATCTGGCGGAACTGGGGCGCAGCGATGTGCTGCGTCGCGCTGGCAAGCCTGACGCGGCGATCGAAGTTCTGGAGCAATTGGCAAAAGACTATCCCAACCTTGCCGAGGTTCATGTTGCAGTGGGCGATCTCCATCGCTCACAAGAGGATTTTTCCGCCGCAGTGCCAGCCTATGACCGGGCGCTCGAGCTGTATCAGTCGCGGGGGAACGATCAATGGTTCGTGCGTTATGCCCGCGCCATCAGCCACGAACGCTTGGACAACTGGCCCGAGGCTGAGGCCGATTTTCGTCGTGCGTTGGAGTTGAACCCGGATCACCCACAGGTGTTGAACTATCTCGGGTATACGATGGTGGAAAAGCACATCAATCTCGATGAGGCACTGAATATGATCGAGCGCGCCGTCGCCGCGCAACCCGATAGCGGTTATATTGTGGATAGTCTGGGATGGGTTCTCTATCGTCTTGGCCGGTATGAAGAGGCCATCGTGCAGATGGAGCGTGCCGCCGAATTGATGCCGACTGACCCGGTGGTGAATGACCATCTGGGAGACGTTCTCTGGGCTGTAGGCCGCAAGGTCGAAGCGCGGTTTCAATGGAAACGCGCATTGTCCCTGAACGAGAGCGAGCCGTCGCCCGATCTGGAACCTGAGCGCGTGCGCCGCAAGCTCGAAGTCGGTCTGGATCAAGTGCTGAAGGACGAAGGCGCGGAGCCGCTAAAACTTGTCAAAGATGGTAATTGACGGGTTCGCCCCCGCCAAGATCAACCTCTCGCTACATGTCACCGGCCAACGGGCAGATGGGTATCATTTGCTCGATTCGCTGGTGGTCTTTGCCGATGTGGGAGACCGACTGCGCGTGCGGCCTGCGCCCGATGCGCGGCTAACAGTGACCGGACCCATGGCCGTGGGTGTGCCGGGCGGCCCAGACAACCTCGTGCTGCGCGCTGCGGCATTGATGGGGATCACCGCCGAGATTAGCTTGGACAAGCATCTGCCCGCAGCAGCTGGCATTGGCGGCGGGTCAAGCGATGCGGCCGCCTGCCTTAGGGCGCTGTCAGAATTGCGCGGTCAGCCTGTGCCAAACGATGTCCTGGCTCTTGGCGCCGATGTGCCGGTTTGCCTGCTGGCGCGCGCCGCGCGGATGCGCGGAATTGGCGAGGATGTGGTGCCCGTGGCAGGCTTGCCCACGCTTGATGCCGTGCTGGTCAATCCCGGCGTGCCGGTCTCGACGCCTGCGATTTTCCACAGGCTGACACAACGTGAAAATCCAGCGATGCCTGCGCAAATGCCCGAATGGCCTGATGCCGCCGCTCTGATCGACTGGCTGCGCGCACAACGCAACGACCTGCAAGATGCGGCTATTACCTTAGAGCCGGTAGTGGCCGATGTGCTGCACGCGATTTCCGCGACGCAGCACTGTGCCCTAGCGCGGATGTCGGGATCAGGAGCCACTTGTTTCGGGCTCTATCCTGATACCGCGACTGCCACGCGTGCTGCCCAAGCGCTGGTTGCGGCACACCCCGGCTGGTGGGTGCAGGCCACGCGCCTTAGCTGATCCGCGCCACAACATACCCCGCAAGACGATCGAGCATCCCACGCACCGGATGATCCGGCAGCACGGCAATCGCCGCGCGTGCGCGGGCGGCCCAATCCAATGCTTCGGCGCGGGTCTGTTCCAAGGCACCATGTGACTGCATCAGCGCCAAGGCATGCTCCAGATCGCCATCGCGCTGATCGCCTTTTTCGATGGTACGTTTCCAAAACGCACGCTCTTCGGCATTGGCCGCTGAAACCGCCTTGATCACCGGCAGGGTCAATTTACGCTCGCGAAAATCATCGCCGACATTCTTGCCGGTGGATTTCGCGTCGCCCTGATAGTCGAGCAGGTCATCGACGATCTGGAACGCGATACCAAGCGCATCGCCATACTCGAACAGCGCCTTGATCTGCGTCTCGGGCGCACCTGCAATCACGCCGCCCACCTCGGTTGCGGCGGAAAAGAGCGCTGCCGTTTTACCACGCACCACTTGGAGGTAGATATCCTCGGTCGTCGCGAGATCCTGCGCCGCGCTCAGTTGCAATACCTCGCCTTCGGCAATCGTCGCCGAGGCGTTGGACAGGATATCGAGCACGCGAAGCGATCCCGGCTCGACCATCAATTGGAAGGCGCGCGCAAAAAGGTAATCGCCCACGAGAACACTTGATTTGTTGTCCCAAAGCAAATTGGCGGTGGGGCGGCCCCGCCGCTGCGCGCTCTCGTCCACGACGTCGTCATGCAAGAGGGTAGCAGTATGGATAAACTCAACCGTCGCAGCCAGATGCACATCAAACGGTCCGTCGTAACCACAGAGGTCTGCTGTCGCCAGCACAAGCATGGGGCGCAGACGCTTGCCGCCCGCCTCAACCAGATGCGCGGTGACTTGGGGGATGCGCGGCGCATGACGCGAGGCCATCCTATCGCGGATCAAAAGATTGACCGCCTCCATCTTGGCTGCAAGATGCGCAGCAAGTTGTTCATGCGGTTTTGTGGCGATTTCGTCCAATCCCATACTTCCCCCGTCAACATGGCTCGACATAGAGCGCGCCCTGCCCTTATCTATGGCCTATGAAACAACTTTTGCGAACCAATGACATCGCGTCCATCGCCTTTGCTCAGGCTCTTCTTCAGGGCGAGGGTATAGACTGCTTTGAAATGGACGTAAACATGAGCATCCTTGAGGGCTCGATCGGCATTTTCCCGCGCCGTCTGATGGTCGCCAATGAAGATTACGAAGACGCACGGATCACGTTGATTGACAATGGTTTCTCGCTTGAGGACTGAGCCATTTGCCGAGGAAGACCTGAGCCACGATGCGTTTTTGGGGGGGCGTCTGCGCATGGCGCAACCCAAGACGGGCTATCGCGCCGGGGTCGATCCGGTGCTTTTGGCGGCAAGCGTTCCGGCGCGGGCGGGTCAGAGCCTGCTTGATCTGGGGTGCGGGTCGGGAATTGCTGCGCTTTGCGTTGCGTCACGGGTGCCGGGCGTCACTCTGGCTGGACTAGAGATTCAGGCCGCCTATGCGGCGTTGGCCCGCCAGAATAGCGCCTCCAATGGGATCGCACTTGAGGTTTTCGAGGGCGATATTGCAGACATGCCAGCCAGCTTGCGGAAGCGTCAGTTCGATCACATAATCGCCAACCCACCCTATTTCGAGCGTGACCGAAGCACTCCAGCCAGCGACACCGGGCGCGAAAAGGCGATGGGCGAGGCGTTGCCCTTGGCGGATTGGGTGCATGCCGCCGCTCGGCGTACGGGCGTTGGCGGCACCGTGACCTTCATTCAGAGGGTAGAACGATTACCGGATCTTCTGGCGGCAATGGCGACACATCTGGGCAGTATCGAGATTTTGCCGCTGATCCCACGCCGGGGCCGTGCGGCACGGCTGATTCTGCTGCGAGGGCGCAAAGGGGGGCGCGCCGCACTGCGATTGCACGATGGTTGGCTGCTTCACGCGGGTGAAAATCATGGGCAGGATGGGGCAGATTACACCACTGCAACCTCGGATGTGCTCAGGAACGCAGCAGCGCTGCCTTTTCCGGATTGATTTTTCTAAAATGCCGCAGGCAAAGCGCCGCGCAGTTTGCAGGTGCAGCGTGACAGTATTGTAAAAATGTGGTGCACTTCCCATGTCGAATAGACACATCCACACCACAGAGGAGACTGCCCATGAGCTTGAGTTCGCATATTGAAGAACTGAAGAAGAAACATCACGCGCTCTCGGAACAAGTGGAACGGGCGCAGCGCGCGCCGGGCAGCAGCACGCTGGAAATCGCGGAGCTGAAAAAGCAGAAACTCAAGATCAAAGAAGAAATCGAGCGCCTTTCTGTCAACGCCTGACAGCGCCGGTTCTTTTATTACGGGTCTTGTCCGCCAGTGCGCGGACAAGGCCTTTTTAATGCGCTACGGCGTGGCGCCTCACATCACCACCCGGCAGGTCAGATTGATCCGCCCACCCCCGCGCAATAGGCCTGAGGTGCCGGGTCTGATCCGGTCGATCCCATGATAGACCAGCCGTGCCGCGCCGCCCATGACCACCACGTCGCCAGACGCAAGCCAGAGCGAGTCGGTCTTGCCGCCGCGTGTCACATTGCCGATGCGAAAGAGCGCATCATCCCCCAAAGAAATCGACAGCACCGGCCAAGTAAAATCAGCCTCATCCCGATCTTGATGCAGGCCCATGCGCGCCTGCCCCATGTAGTGGTTGATCAAGCAGCAATCCGGCAGCCGTGTTTCGCTGACCAAGGCGCGCCAGATTGCCAGAACAGTTTCGGGAATCGGGGGCCAACCCATTCCATCAGGATGATGGCCCGCGTAACGATAGCCATTTCGGTCACTGATCCAACCACAGCGCCCCGCCGAAGTCATGCGCACACTCATCGCGCGGCCCGAGGGTGTCACCGGCTGAAAAAGCGGTGCCTGAGCCACCACATCGCGCAGGGACGCGATCAACGCCTCTTGTTCCAGAGGGTCGAGCCACCCTTTGTAGATTGCGACATCCCGCAGGATCAGCGTTGGCTCTGGCATCCTGTGCCTCCTTTTGCGCCGGACAGCGCCAATTCGGACCAAATTCGAGGAATTGCCCAGCAGCCACCGCTTGCAGGGGCACAATCCCCTGCCTATATACGCCCGGAACCACTGGTCATGCCACGGGCTGACCTGTCATTCACCGGGGGCCGGATGCCGTAACGGGTCAGGCCTCTGTCACATCGCCTAAGTTAGAAGGGATCGAACAACATGGCCAAAGTTATTGGTATTGACCTCGGCACCACGAACAGCTGCGTCGCGATCATGGACGGCTCTCAGGCCCGCGTGATCGAAAACTCCGAAGGCGCGCGCACCACCCCCTCCATCGTCGCATTTACCGAGACCGAGCGTCTCGTCGGCCAGCCCGCCAAGCGGCAGGCCGTGACCAATCCAGAAAACACCATCTTTGGTGTGAAACGTCTGATTGGCCGTCGCGCGGACGATTCGTATCTCGCCAAAGACAAAAAGAACATGCCGTTCACCGTTATTGATGGTGGCAATGGCGATGCCTGGGTTCAGGCTCGTGGTGAGAAATACAGCCCCTCACAGATTTCTGCCTTCATCCTCGGCAAGATGAAGGAAACCGCCGAAAGCTATCTTGGCGAAGAGGTGACGCAGGCCGTCATCACAGTGCCCGCCTATTTCAACGACGCTCAGCGTCAGGCCACCAAGGACGCAGGCAAGATTGCCGGTCTTGAGGTGCTGCGTATCATTAACGAGCCGACGGCAGCGGCACTCGCCTATGGTCTGGACAAGAAAGATACGCATACCATCGCGGTTTATGACCTTGGCGGCGGCACCTTCGATGTCACCATTCTCGAGATTGACGATGGCCTCTTCGAGGTGAAATCCACCAATGGCGATACGTTCCTTGGCGGTGAAGACTTTGACATGCGCATCGTCAACTACCTTGCCGATGAGTTCAAAAAAGAGCATGGCGTTGATCTGACCAAGGATAAGATGGCGCTTCAGCGCCTCAAGGAAGCGGCAGAAAAGGCCAAGATCGAGCTGTCGAGCTCGTCCCAGACCGAGATCAACCAGCCATTCATTTCGATGGGGTCGAATGGCCAGCCGCTGCACATGGTCGTCAAACTGACCCGTGCCAAGCTTGAAAGCCTTGTGGGCGATCTCATCACCGCGTCGCTCAAGCCCTGTAAAGCCGCGCTCAAGGATGCGGGCCTTACCGCCGCCGACATCGACGAGGTGGTTCTTGTGGGCGGTATGACCCGCATGCCCCGCGTGGTTGAGGAAGTGACCAAGTTCTTTGGCAAGGAGCCGCACAAGGGCGTGAACCCCGATGAGGTTGTCGCCATGGGCGCTGCCATTCAGGCGGGTGTGCTTCAGGGCGACGTCAAGGATGTGGTGTTGCTCGACGTAACGCCGCTGTCGCTCGGGATTGAGACCTTGGGTGGCGTGTTCACCCGCCTCATTGACCGCAACACAACCATTCCGACGAACAAAAGCCAAATCTTCTCGACTGCCGAAGACAACCAGTCTGCCGTCACGATCCGCGTCTTCCAAGGCGAGCGTGAGATGGCAGCGGACAACAAGATGCTGGGCCAGTTCAATCTGGAACACATCCCACCCGCACCGCGCGGCATGCCGCAGATCGAGGTGACATTCGACATTGACGCCAACGGTATCGTGTCTGTTTCGGCCAAAGACAAAGGCACCAACAAGGAACAGAAGATCACGATCCAAGCGTCGGGCGGTCTCTCGGACGAAGACATCGAGAAGATGATCAAGGACGCCGAAGAGAATGCCGAGGCCGACAAGGCCCGTCGCGAACTGGTCGAAGCCCGCAATCAGGCCGAAAGCCTTATCAATTCGACCGAAAAGTCGATTGAAGAACATGGCGACAAGGTTGATCCAACCACAGTTGAGGCGATCGAACTGGCCATTGCCGCGCTCAAGGACGAGCTTGAGACCGACAATGTTGGCAAGATCAAATCTGGCATCCAAAACGTGGCCGAAGCCTCGATGAAGCTGGGCGAGGCGATCTACAAGTCCAGCCAGAGCGACCCGGACGACGAACCGCGTGCAGCCGATCGCGGCGGCGATGAGGATGATATCCTTGACGCCGATTTCGAGGATCTCGACGACAACAAGCGCGCCTGAGGCCCGTCTTGACCCATCGGGGCCGGTTCGGCATCGCGCCGGATCGGTCCCATTAGGGTCACACCAAGGAGATCCCCGATGGCCAAACGTGACTATTACGAAGTGCTCGGGCTGTCCAAGGGCGCCTCGGCCGATGATATAAAAAAGGCCTATCGCAAGAAGGCCAAGGAACTGCACCCCGACCGCAACGCCGACAACCCCGACTCTGAACGCCAGTTCAAAGAGGCAGGAGAGGCGTATGACGTGCTCAAGGACCCGGAAAAGAAAGCGGCTTATGATCGCTTTGGTCATGCGGCCTTTGAAGGTGGCATGGGCGGTGGCGGCGCGCGTCCGGGTGGATTTGGCGGTGGTGCCGGCCAAGGCGACTTCGCTTCTGCCTTCTCTGATGTGTTCGATGACCTTTTCGGCGATTTCATGGGCGGTGCGCGTGGCGGCACCGGGCGGCAGCGTGCCGCACGTGGCGCCGACCTGCGCTATAACCTGCGCATAACGCTGGAAGAGGCCTATGCTGGCCTGCAAAAGACGATCAAAGTGCCCTCTGCCGTGCCCTGCGATGCCTGCGAGGGTTCTGGGGCCGAAGGCGGTGCGCAGCCCAGCACCTGCCCCACCTGTTCAGGCATGGGCAAGGTGCGCGCGCAGCAGGGTTTCTTTACCGTTGAGCGGACTTGTCCCACCTGCGGAGGCCTGGGGCAGATCATCAAGAACCCCTGCAAAAGCTGTCAGGGTCAAGGCCGCGTGCAGAAAGATCGCGCGCTCTCGGTCAACATCCCAACCGGGGTGGAAACCGGCACCCGCATTCGGCTTGCTGGTGAGGGCGAGGCTGGCATGCGTGGCGGTCCGGCAGGCGACCTTTACATCTTCATCGAGGTGGCCAAGCATGAGCTGTTTGAGCGCGAGGAAACCAACCTCTTTTGCCGCGTGCCAGTGTCGATGACCAAGGCCGCACTGGGTGGCGATATCGAGGTGCCCACCATCGACGGCGGGCGCAGCCGGGTCAAGATACCACCCGGTTCGCAATCAGGCCGCCAGATGCGCCTGCGTGGCAAGGGGATGCCCGCGCTGCGCGGTGGGGCGCATGGCGACATGTTCATCGAAATGGCGGTTGAAACTCCGGTGAACCTTACCTCGCGGCAAACCGAGTTGTTGCGTGAGTTCGAAGCGCTGAGCGAGGACAATAGCCCCGAGAGCAAGAGCTTTTTC
The nucleotide sequence above comes from Roseovarius mucosus. Encoded proteins:
- a CDS encoding tetratricopeptide repeat protein gives rise to the protein MPRRIALGGRAYYLCDNPDHKRQDSVTHRPLAALAFTALLQVMPLPAMSEVSSGAYLAAQQARASGDFAAAAQYYAQALTRDPSNPALLENATVAYLALGKLEPAVAVARKIEADGLRSQVSQMALVADETRQGQWDALLKRIEEGRGVGDLADGMISAWADLGKGDMTSALARFDDVAKERGLRSFAIYHKALALASVGDFEGADKVFSGEDDGPIQRTRRGVIGWSQVLSQLGEHERAVTIIDDTFGTDLDPEIETLRARLADGESLPFDLVNSASDGISEVFFSLGRALMQEANDEYVLIYARVAEMIKPAHVDAVLMAADLLEDLERFDLAIEAFKKVPRDHPSYHLAELGRSDVLRRAGKPDAAIEVLEQLAKDYPNLAEVHVAVGDLHRSQEDFSAAVPAYDRALELYQSRGNDQWFVRYARAISHERLDNWPEAEADFRRALELNPDHPQVLNYLGYTMVEKHINLDEALNMIERAVAAQPDSGYIVDSLGWVLYRLGRYEEAIVQMERAAELMPTDPVVNDHLGDVLWAVGRKVEARFQWKRALSLNESEPSPDLEPERVRRKLEVGLDQVLKDEGAEPLKLVKDGN
- a CDS encoding 4-(cytidine 5'-diphospho)-2-C-methyl-D-erythritol kinase, translated to MVIDGFAPAKINLSLHVTGQRADGYHLLDSLVVFADVGDRLRVRPAPDARLTVTGPMAVGVPGGPDNLVLRAAALMGITAEISLDKHLPAAAGIGGGSSDAAACLRALSELRGQPVPNDVLALGADVPVCLLARAARMRGIGEDVVPVAGLPTLDAVLVNPGVPVSTPAIFHRLTQRENPAMPAQMPEWPDAAALIDWLRAQRNDLQDAAITLEPVVADVLHAISATQHCALARMSGSGATCFGLYPDTATATRAAQALVAAHPGWWVQATRLS
- a CDS encoding polyprenyl synthetase family protein translates to MGLDEIATKPHEQLAAHLAAKMEAVNLLIRDRMASRHAPRIPQVTAHLVEAGGKRLRPMLVLATADLCGYDGPFDVHLAATVEFIHTATLLHDDVVDESAQRRGRPTANLLWDNKSSVLVGDYLFARAFQLMVEPGSLRVLDILSNASATIAEGEVLQLSAAQDLATTEDIYLQVVRGKTAALFSAATEVGGVIAGAPETQIKALFEYGDALGIAFQIVDDLLDYQGDAKSTGKNVGDDFRERKLTLPVIKAVSAANAEERAFWKRTIEKGDQRDGDLEHALALMQSHGALEQTRAEALDWAARARAAIAVLPDHPVRGMLDRLAGYVVARIS
- a CDS encoding DUF2007 domain-containing protein, translating into MKQLLRTNDIASIAFAQALLQGEGIDCFEMDVNMSILEGSIGIFPRRLMVANEDYEDARITLIDNGFSLED
- a CDS encoding tRNA1(Val) (adenine(37)-N6)-methyltransferase, with the translated sequence MRTEPFAEEDLSHDAFLGGRLRMAQPKTGYRAGVDPVLLAASVPARAGQSLLDLGCGSGIAALCVASRVPGVTLAGLEIQAAYAALARQNSASNGIALEVFEGDIADMPASLRKRQFDHIIANPPYFERDRSTPASDTGREKAMGEALPLADWVHAAARRTGVGGTVTFIQRVERLPDLLAAMATHLGSIEILPLIPRRGRAARLILLRGRKGGRAALRLHDGWLLHAGENHGQDGADYTTATSDVLRNAAALPFPD
- a CDS encoding YdcH family protein — its product is MSLSSHIEELKKKHHALSEQVERAQRAPGSSTLEIAELKKQKLKIKEEIERLSVNA
- a CDS encoding alpha-ketoglutarate-dependent dioxygenase AlkB family protein is translated as MPEPTLILRDVAIYKGWLDPLEQEALIASLRDVVAQAPLFQPVTPSGRAMSVRMTSAGRCGWISDRNGYRYAGHHPDGMGWPPIPETVLAIWRALVSETRLPDCCLINHYMGQARMGLHQDRDEADFTWPVLSISLGDDALFRIGNVTRGGKTDSLWLASGDVVVMGGAARLVYHGIDRIRPGTSGLLRGGGRINLTCRVVM
- the dnaK gene encoding molecular chaperone DnaK, whose translation is MAKVIGIDLGTTNSCVAIMDGSQARVIENSEGARTTPSIVAFTETERLVGQPAKRQAVTNPENTIFGVKRLIGRRADDSYLAKDKKNMPFTVIDGGNGDAWVQARGEKYSPSQISAFILGKMKETAESYLGEEVTQAVITVPAYFNDAQRQATKDAGKIAGLEVLRIINEPTAAALAYGLDKKDTHTIAVYDLGGGTFDVTILEIDDGLFEVKSTNGDTFLGGEDFDMRIVNYLADEFKKEHGVDLTKDKMALQRLKEAAEKAKIELSSSSQTEINQPFISMGSNGQPLHMVVKLTRAKLESLVGDLITASLKPCKAALKDAGLTAADIDEVVLVGGMTRMPRVVEEVTKFFGKEPHKGVNPDEVVAMGAAIQAGVLQGDVKDVVLLDVTPLSLGIETLGGVFTRLIDRNTTIPTNKSQIFSTAEDNQSAVTIRVFQGEREMAADNKMLGQFNLEHIPPAPRGMPQIEVTFDIDANGIVSVSAKDKGTNKEQKITIQASGGLSDEDIEKMIKDAEENAEADKARRELVEARNQAESLINSTEKSIEEHGDKVDPTTVEAIELAIAALKDELETDNVGKIKSGIQNVAEASMKLGEAIYKSSQSDPDDEPRAADRGGDEDDILDADFEDLDDNKRA
- the dnaJ gene encoding molecular chaperone DnaJ, producing MAKRDYYEVLGLSKGASADDIKKAYRKKAKELHPDRNADNPDSERQFKEAGEAYDVLKDPEKKAAYDRFGHAAFEGGMGGGGARPGGFGGGAGQGDFASAFSDVFDDLFGDFMGGARGGTGRQRAARGADLRYNLRITLEEAYAGLQKTIKVPSAVPCDACEGSGAEGGAQPSTCPTCSGMGKVRAQQGFFTVERTCPTCGGLGQIIKNPCKSCQGQGRVQKDRALSVNIPTGVETGTRIRLAGEGEAGMRGGPAGDLYIFIEVAKHELFEREETNLFCRVPVSMTKAALGGDIEVPTIDGGRSRVKIPPGSQSGRQMRLRGKGMPALRGGAHGDMFIEMAVETPVNLTSRQTELLREFEALSEDNSPESKSFFSSVRSFWDSMKS